Proteins encoded together in one Microcebus murinus isolate Inina chromosome 18, M.murinus_Inina_mat1.0, whole genome shotgun sequence window:
- the MYH1 gene encoding myosin-4, with the protein MSSDAEMAVFGEAAPYLRKSEKERIEAQNKPFDAKTSVFVADPKESFVKATVQSREGGKVTAKTEGGTTVTVKDDQVFPMNPPKYDKIEDMAMMTHLHEPAVLYNLKERYAAWMIYTYSGLFCVTVNPYKWLPVYNAEVVTAYRGKKRQEAPPHIFSISDNAYQFMLTDRENQSILITGESGAGKTVNTKRVIQYFATIAVTGEKKKEESGKMQGTLEDQIISANPLLEAFGNAKTVRNDNSSRFGKFIRIHFGTTGKLASADIETYLLEKSRVTFQLKAERSYHIFYQIMSNKKPDLIEMLLITTNPYDYAFVSQGEITVPSIDDQEELMATDSAIDILGFTSDERVSIYKLTGAVMHYGNMKFKQKQREEQAEPDGTEVADKAAYLQSLNSADLLKALCYPRVKVGNEYVTKGQTVQQVYNSVGALAKAVYEKMFLWMVTRINQQLDTKQPRQYFIGVLDIAGFEIFDFNSLEQLCINFTNEKLQQFFNHHMFVLEQEEYKKEGIEWEFIDFGMDLAACIELIEKPMGIFSILEEECMFPKATDTSFKNKLYEQHLGKSNNFQKPKPTKGKAEAHFSLVHYAGTVDYNINGWLDKNKDPLNETVVGLYQKSSMKTLAYLFSGAAAAEAEAGGKKGGKKKGSSFQTVSALFRENLNKLMTNLRSTHPHFVRCIIPNETKTPGAMEHELVLHQLRCNGVLEGIRICRKGFPSRIIYADFKQRYKVLNASAIPEGQFIDSKKASEKLLGSIDIDHTQYKFGHTKVFFKAGLLGLLEEMRDEKLAQLITRTQARCRGFLARVEYQKMVERRESIFCIQYNIRAFMNVKHWPWMKLYFKIKPLLKSAETEKEMANMKEEFEKAKENLAKAEAKRKELEEKLVALMQEKNDLQLQVQSEADSLADAEERCDQLIKTKIQLEAKIKEATERAEDEEEINAELTAKKRKLEDECSELKKDIDDLELTLAKVEKEKHATENKVKNLTEEMAGLDETIAKLTKEKKALQEAHQQTLDDLQAEEDKVNTLTKAKIKLEQQVDDLEGSLEQEKKIRMDLERAKRKLEGDLKLAQESTMDIENDKLQLDEKLKKKEFEMSNLQSKIEDEQALGMQLQKKIKELQARIEELEEEIEAERASRAKAEKQRSDLSRELEEISERLEEAGGATSAQIEMNKKREAEFQKMRRDLEEATLQHEATAATLRKKHADSVAELGEQIDNLQRVKQKLEKEKSEMKMEIDDLASNMETVSKAKGNLEKMCRTLEDQMSELKTKEEEQQRLINDLTAQRARLQTESGEYARQLDEKDSLVSQLSRGKQAFTQQIEELKRQLEEEIKAKSALAHALQSSRHDCDLLREQYEEEQEAKAELQRAMSKANSEVAQWRTKYETDAIQRTEELEEAKKKLAQRLQDAEEHVEAVNAKCASLEKTKQRLQNEVEDLMIDVERTNAACAALDKKQRNFDKVLAEWKQKYEETHAELEASQKESRSLSTELFKIKNAYEESLDQLETLKRENKNLQQEISDLTEQIAEGGKRIHELEKIKKQIEQEKSELQAALEEAEASLEHEEGKILRIQLELNQVKSEIDRKIAEKDEEIDQLKRNHIRVVESMQSTLDAEIRSRNDAIRLKKKMEGDLNEMEIQLNHSNRMAAEALRNYRNTQSILKDTQLHLDDALRGQEDLKEQLAMVERRANLLQAEIEELRATLEQTERSRKIAEQELLDASERVQLLHTQNTSLINTKKKLETDISQIQGEMEDIVQEARNAEEKAKKAITDAAMMAEELKKEQDTSAHLERMKKNLEQTVKDLQHRLDEAEQLALKGGKKQIQKLEARVRELEAEVESEQKRNVEAVKGLRKHERRVKELTYQTEEDRKNVLRLQDLVDKLQAKVKSYKRQAEEAEEQSNVNLAKFRKIQHELEEAEERADIAESQVNKLRVKSREVHTKIISEE; encoded by the exons ATCGGGAGAATCAGTCTATCTTGATCAC TGGAGAATCCGGGGCAGGGAAGACTGTGAACACCAAGCGTGTCATCCAGTACTTTGCAACAATTGCAGTTACtggggagaagaagaaggaggaatctGGCAAAATGCAG GGGACTCTGGAAGATCAAATCATCAGTGCCAACCCCCTACTGGAGGCCTTTGGCAATGCCAAGACCGTGAGGAATGACAACTCCTCTCGCTTT GGTAAATTCATCAGGATCCACTTTGGTACCACAGGCAAACTGGCTTCTGCTGATATTGAAACAT ATCTTCTGGAGAAGTCTAGAGTTACTTTCCAGCTAAAGGCTGAAAGAAGCTACCATATTTTTTATCAGATCATGTCTAACAAGAAGCCAGATCTAATTG AAATGCTCCTGATCACCACCAACCCGTACGACTATGCCTTTGTCAGTCAGGGGGAGATCACAGTCCCCAGCATTGATGACCAAGAAGAGCTGATGGCCACAGAT AGTGCCATTGACATCCTGGGCTTCACTTCTGATGAAAGAGTGTCCATCTATAAGCTCACTGGGGCTGTGATGCATTACGGGAACATGAAATTTAAGCAAAAGCAACGTGAAGAGCAAGCTGAGCCAGATGGCACTGAAG TTGCTGACAAGGCAGCCTATCTCCAGAGTCTGAACTCCGCTGACCTGCTCAAAGCCCTCTGCTACCCCAGGGTCAAGGTCGGCAATGAGTACGTCACCAAAGGCCAGACTGTGCAGCAG GTGTACAACTCGGTGGGTGCTCTGGCCAAAGCTGTCTACGAGAAGATGTTCCTGTGGATGGTCACCCGCATCAACCAGCAGCTGGACACCAAGCAGCCCAGGCAGTACTTCATCGGGGTGTTGGACATTGCCGGTTTTGAGATCTTTGAT TTCAACAGCCTGGAGCAGCTGTGCATCAACTTCACCAACGAGAAGCTGCAACAGTTTTTCAACCACCACATGTTCGTGCTGGAGCAGGAGGAGTACAAGAAGGAAGGCATCGAGTGGGAGTTCATCGACTTCGGGATGGACCTGGCTGCCTGCATCGAGCTCATCGAGAAG CCTATGGGCATCttctccatcctggaagaggagTGCATGTTTCCCAAGGCAACAGACACCTCCTTCAAGAACAAGCTGTATGAACAACATCTTGGGAAGTCCAACAACTTCCAGAAGCCCAAGCCTACCAAAGGCAAGGCTGAGGCTCACTTCTCCCTGGTTCACTACGCCGGCACCGTGGACTACAACATCAATGGCTGGCTTGACAAGAACAAGGACCCCCTGAATGAGACCGTGGTCGGGCTATACCAGAAGTCTTCAATGAAAACTCTGGCATATCTCTTTTCTGGGGCGGCAGCAGCTGAAGCAG AGGCTGGTGGTAAAAAAGGTGGCAAGAAGAAAGGTTCTTCTTTCCAGACCGTGTCTGCTCTCTTCAGG GAGAATCTGAACAAGCTGATGACCAACTTGAGGAGCACTCACCCCCACTTTGTACGGTGCATCATCCCCAATGAAACCAAAACTCCTG GTGCCATGGAGCATGAACTTGTCCTGCACCAGCTGAGGTGTAACGGTGTGCTGGAAGGCATCCGCATCTGCAGGAAAGGATTCCCAAGCAGAATCATTTATGCAGACTTCAAACAGAG ATACAAGGTATTAAATGCAAGTGCTATCCCTGAGGGACAATTCATCGATAGCAAGAAGGCTTCTGAGAAGCTCCTTGGGTCCATCGACATTGACCACACCCAGTATAAATTTGGTCACACCAAG GTATTTTTCAAAGCTGGTCTTCTGGGGCTCCTAGAGGAGATGAGAGATGAAAAGCTGGCCCAGTTGATCACCCGAACACAGGCCCGGTGCAGAGGGTTCTTGGCAAGAGTGGAGTACCAGAAGATGGTGGAGAGGAG AGAGTCCATCTTCTGCATTCAGTACAATATCCGTGCCTTCATGAATGTGAAGCACTGGCCCTGGATGAAGCTATATTTCAAGATCAAGCCCCTCCTTAAGAgtgcagaaacagaaaaggagatgGCCAACATGAAGGAAGAATttgaaaaagccaaagaaaatctTGCGAAAGCTGAGGCCAAAAGAAAAGAGCTGGAAGAAAAATTGGTTGCTCTgatgcaagagaaaaatgaccTGCAACTCCAGGTTCAATCT GAAGCAGATAGCTTGGCTGATGCAGAGGAACGGTGTGACCAGCTCATCAAAACCAAAATCCAACTTGAGGCCAAGATCAAGGAGGCGACTGAGAGAGCTGAGGATGAGGAAGAGATCAATGCTGAGCTGACAGCCAAGAAGAGGAAACTGGAGGATGAATGTTCAGAACTCAAGAAAGACATTGATGACCTTGAGCTGACACTGGCCAAGGTTGAGAAGGAGAAACATGCCACAGAGAACAAG GTGAAAAACCTCACAGAAGAGATGGCAGGCCTGGATGAAACCATTGCAAAGCTGACCAAGGAGAAGAAGGCCCTCCAAGAGGCCCACCAGCAGACCCTGGATGACCTGCAAGCAGAAGAGGACAAAGTCAACACCCTGACCAAAGCTAAAATCAAACTTGAACAACAAGTAGACGAT CTTGAAGGATCtttggaacaagaaaagaaaatccggATGGATCTagaaagagcaaagagaaaactGGAGGGAGACCTAAAATTGGCTCAAGAATCCACAATGGATATAGAAAATGACAAACTACAACTTGATGAAAAGCTTAAAAA GAAAGAATTTGAAATGAGCAATCTGCAAAGCAAGATTGAAGATGAACAGGCCCTTGGGATGCAGCTACAGAAGAAGATCAAGGAATTACAA GCCCGCAtcgaggagctggaggaggaaatCGAGGCAGAGCGGGCCTCCAGGGCCAAAGCAGAGAAGCAGCGCTCTGACCTCTCCCGGGAACTGGAGGAGATCAGTGAGCGGCTGGAAGAAGCTGGCGGAGCCACTTCAGCCCAGATTGAGATGAACAAGAAGCGAGAGGCCGAGTTCCAGAAAATGCGCAGGGACCTGGAAGAGGCCACCCTGCAGCACGAAGCCACGGCGGCCACCCTGAGGAAGAAGCACGCGGACAGTGTGGCTGAGCTTGGGGAGCAGATTGACAACCTGCAGCGGGTCAAACAGAAGCTGGAGAAGGAGAAGAGTGAGATGAAGATGGAGATCGATGACCTTGCTAGTAACATGGAGACTGTCTCCAAAGCTAAG GGAAACCTTGAAAAGATGTGTCGCACTCTAGAAGATCAAATGAGTGAACTTAAGACCAAGGAAGAAGAGCAGCAGCGGCTGATCAATGACCTCACGGCTCAGAGAGCACGCCTGCAGACAGAATCCG GTGAATATGCACGCCAGCTAGATGAAAAGGACTCATTAGTTTCTCAGCTGTCAAGGGGTAAACAAGCTTTCACACAACAGATTGAGGAACTGAAAAGGCAGCTTGAAGAAGAGATAAAG GCCAAGAGTGCTCTGGCCCACGCCCTGCAGTCCTCCCGCCACGACTGTGACCTGCTGCGGGAACAGTATGAGGAGGAGCAGGAAGCCAAGGCCGAGCTGCAGAGGGCGATGTCCAAGGCCAACAGTGAGGTTGCACAGTGGAGGACCAAATATGAGACGGACGCCATCCAGCGCacagaggagctggaggaggccaa GAAGAAGCTGGCTCAGCGTCTGCAGGATGCTGAGGAACATGTAGAAGCTGTGAATGCCAAATGTGCCTCCCTTGAGAAGACAAAGCAGAGGCTCCAGAATGAAGTGGAGGACCTCATGATTGATGTGGAGAGAACAAATGCTGCCTGCGCCGCTCTGGACAAAAAGCAAAGGAACTTCGATAAG GTCCTGGCAGAATGGAAACAGAAGTATGAAGAAACTCACGCTGAACTTGAAGCTTCTCAAAAGGAATCCCGCTCCCTTAGCACAGAACTGTTCAAGATTAAGAATGCTTATGAGGAATCCTTAGACCAACTTGAAACCCTGAAGCGGGAAAATAAGAATTTGCAAC AGGAGATTTCTGACCTTACGGAGCAGATTGCAGAAGGAGGAAAACGTATCCatgaactggaaaaaataaagaagcaaattGAGCAAGAAAAGAGTGAACTTCAGGCTGCTTTAGAGGAGGCAGAG GCATCTCTTGAACATGAAGAGGGAAAGATCCTGCGCATCCAGCTTGAGTTGAACCAAGTCAAGTCTGAAATCGATAGGAAAATTGCTGAAAAGGATGAGGAAATCGACCAGCTGAAGAGAAACCACATTAGAGTCGTGGAGTCGATGCAGAGCACGCTGGATGCTGAGATCAGGAGCAGGAACGATGCCATCAGGCTCAAGAAGAAGATGGAGGGAGACCTCAATGAAATGGAAATCCAGCTGAACCACTCCAACCGCATGGCTGCCGAGGCCCTGAGGAACTACAGGAACACCCAAAGCATCCTCAAG GACACCCAGCTCCACCTGGACGACGCTCTGCGGGGCCAGGAGGACCTGAAGGAGCAGCTGGCCATGGTTGAGCGCAGAGCCAACCTGCTGCAGGCCGAGATCGAGGAGCTGCGGGCCACGCTGGAGCAGACGGAGAGGAGCAGGAAGATCGCAGAGCAGGAGCTCCTGGACGCCAGTGAGCGCGTCCAGCTCCTGCACACCCAG AACACCAGCCTGATCAACACCAAGAAGAAGCTGGAGACAGACATTTCCCAAATCCAGGGAGAGATGGAGGACATTGTCCAGGAAGCCCGCAATGCAGAAGAGAAGGCCAAGAAGGCCATCACTGAT GCCGCCATGATGGCTGAggagctgaagaaggagcaggacaccAGCGCCCACCTGGAGCGGATGAAGAAGAACCTGGAGCAGACGGTGAAGGACCTGCAGCACCGTCTGGATGAGGCCGAGCAGCTGGCGCTGAAGGGCGGGAAGAAGCAGATCCAGAAACTGGAGGCCAGG GTTCGTGAACTGGAAGCAGAAGTTGAAAGTGAACAGAAGCGCAATGTTGAAGCTGTCAAAGGTCTGCGCAAACACGAGAGAAGAGTGAAGGAACTCACTTACCAA ACTGAGGAAGACCGCAAGAATGTTCTCAGGCTCCAGGACCTGGTGGACAAACTACAAGCGAAGGTGAAATCTTACAAGAGACAAGCTGAGGAAGCG GAGGAACAATCCAATGTCAACCTTGCCAAGTTCCGCAAGATCCAGCACGAGCTGGAGGAGGCCGAGGAGCGGGCTGACATTGCTGAGTCCCAGGTCAACAAACTGCGGGTGAAGAGCCGGGAGGTTCACACAAAAATCATAAGTGAAGAGTAA